A single region of the Microtus ochrogaster isolate Prairie Vole_2 chromosome 2, MicOch1.0, whole genome shotgun sequence genome encodes:
- the Srrd gene encoding SRR1-like protein: MAATVAAPEPWRAVAPRKKRSVGRRPRRDEGRVRGPQPEQEPDGEAVLRRLREAKEDLQISDFCSSALETITQCLRKQLEQLQGLTEALGRLKLSSSPGGSGEPPVTSPFPVTCVCYGLGNFASCATARSQLAFMLLFLEKCQIPRGHCWVYDPLFSCTEVSVLTALGVTVLSENEEGKRSVRGQPTVFYMPHCGTALYNNLLWSNWSADALSRLLIVGNSFRGLKERLLTRILQKNYPYIAKILKSLEEIPLPQTPRYMDTFNDTSVHWFPLPKLERLPRDLWASREEPDYQDCEDLEIIRKQTDSAQPV; encoded by the exons ATGGCGGCCACCGTGGCGGCTCCGGAGCCTTGGAGGGCCGTGGCTCCGCGGAAGAAGCGCTCAGTGGGGAGGCGGCCGCGGCGGGACGAAGGACGTGTGCGTGGGCCTCAACCCGAGCAGGAGCCGGACGGCGAGGCTGTGCTGCGCCGCCTGCGGGAGGCCAA GGAGGATCTTCAAATCTCTGATTTCTGCAGCTCAGCACTGG AAACCATCACCCAGTGTCTTAGAAAACAGCTGGAGCAACTGCAGGGCCTAACAGAAGCCCTTGGAAGACTGAAGCTCAGCTCCTCACCTGGTGGGTCAGGAGAGCCTCCAGTCACAAGCCCCTTCCCTGTGACGTGTGTGTGCTATGGCCTCGGGAACTTTGCCTCCTGCGCCACTGCCCGGAGTCAGCTTGCTTTCAtgcttctcttcctggagaagTGCCAG ATCCCCAGAGGCCACTGCTGGGTCTATGATCCTCTGTTCAGCTGCACTGAAGTTTCAGTGCTCACTGCCCTCGGTGTGACTGTCCTCAGTGAAAATGAG GAAGGCAAGCGCAGTGTCCGAGGTCAGCCCACTGTCTTCTACATGCCACACTGTGGCACAGCTCTGTACAACAATCTGCTGTGGAGCAACTGGTCCGCAGATGCCCTTTCCAGGCTGCTCATTGTCGGCAACAGTTTCCGAGGCCTCAAGGAAAG gttGTTGACAAGGATTCTGCAGAAAAATTATCCCTACATCGCAAAG ATTCTGAAAAGCCTGGAAGAGATCCCACTGCCACAGACTCCACGGTACATGGACACCTTTAACGACACCTCTGTTCACTGGTTCCCTCTGCCGAAGCTGGAGAGACTACCCAGGGACCTTTGGGCATCTCGGGAAGAGCCTGATTACCAGGACTGCGAGGACCTAgagatcatcagaaaacagacAGACTCAGCTCAGCCAGTGTAG
- the Hps4 gene encoding Hermansky-Pudlak syndrome 4 protein — protein MATPTPSETKSASWWNYFFLYDGSKVKGEGDPTRAGICYFYPSQTLLDQQELLCGQLAGVVRCLWDLSGTPPTLIHLRKLKFAIRVDGDYLWALGCGVELSDVSCRQFLDQLIGFFHFYMGPVSLAYKNRPQEELSLQWDTVITHILRSTSESHRIFNALWNLDHTKVEPLLLLKAALILQTCQRSPHVLAGSILYKGLIVNSQLPPSLTAKVLLHLTVPTGQRLPGAGAAAQEAGSALPPNVQITPVFLSEEEVASLRVFTVEQETRLQESPSQCPPRDRSTPTQAEDATRCVASMAWTSATILEPMPQDGAWLNGRGADGPFPGYAQEHVVAAGLCTTACGQGSGISSRLQQELGFSQEELDLSEIHISEAQEAFPPVPVVGDQEAVLTSHQAPTLPENTAICSCLDPSPLERLPESRGQEWLADLPITNGQTQVPGTDPLPRRSSSPVVLPPQDPVGVEPSMEQCGDGSLQNRSALACTLPSADSQGPCTSADKSDVKSSSAGLHAGLLPRNLYTHSVNGLVLSLLAEEPLLRDTAAIEEVYHSSLASLNGLEVHLKETLPRDEASLTSSTYNFMHYDRIQSVLTANLPLVASPQDRRFLQAVNLMHSDFAQLPALYEMTVRNASTAVYACCNPAQETYFQQLAPTARSSGFPNPQDCAFSLAGKAKRKLLKHGINLL, from the exons atggccacccccaccccctcagaGACAAAGTCAGCCTCGTG GTGGAACTACTTTTTTCTGTATGATGGTTCCAAGGTAAAGGGGGAAGGAGACCCTACTAGAGCTGGCATCTGCTACTTCTACCCCTCCCAG ACCCTACTGGACCAACAGGAACTGCTCTGTGGCCAGCTTGCCGGAGTTGTGCGCTGCCTGTGGGACCTTTCTGGTACTCCGCCCACACTCATCCATCTGCGGAAGCTCAAGTTTGCCATCAGAGTGGATGGGGACTACCTGTGG GCTCTGGGCTGTGGCGTGGAGCTCTCTGATGTCAGCTGCAGGCAGTTTCTGGATCAACTCATTGGATTCTTTCATTTCTACATGGGCCCTGTCTCTCTGGCCTACAAG AACCGTCCTCAGGAGGAGCTGAGTTTGCAGTGGGACACCGTCATCACACACATCCTCAGGAGCACCAGCGAGTCGCACAGGATCTTCAACGCCCTGTGGAATCTGGACCACACCAAG GTGGAgcccctgctgctgctgaaggcAGCCCTCATCCTACAGACCTGCCAGCGCTCGCCCCATGTCCTAGCTGGCTCCATCCTCTACAAAGGACT GATCGTGAATTCCCAGCTCCCTCCTTCTCTTACCGCCAAGGTCCTGCTTCATCTGACTGTCCCTACAGGCCAG agacttcctggaGCAGGGGCAGCTGCACAGGAAGCAG GATCAGCATTGCCCCCTAATGTGCAGATCACCCCTGTTTTTCTGAGTGAGGAGGAAGTTGCTAGCCTCCGTGTGTTCACAGTGGAGCAGGAGACTAG ACTCCAGGAAAGTCCATCTCAGTGCCCTCCCAGGGATCGAAGCACCCCTACCCAGGCAGAAGATGCCACTAGGTGTGTGGCATCCATGGCCTGGACATCAGCCACCATCCTGGAGCCTATGCCCCAAGATGGAGCATGGCTGAATGGCAGGGGGGCAGATGGACCCTTCCCTGGATATGCACAGGAGCATGTGGTGGCTGCAGGACTGTGCACCACTGCCTGTGGCCAGGGTTCTGGCATCAGCAGcaggctgcagcaggagctgggttTTTCCCAAGAGGAACTGGACTTGTCTGAAATCCACATCTCTGAGGCTCAGGAAGCTTTCCCACCCGTGCCTGTCGTAGGTGATCAGGAAGCTGTCCTCACCAGCCACCAGGCCCCCACACTGCCTGAAAACACAGCAATATGCAGCTGTCTGGACCCTTCCCCTCTTGAGAGGCTCCCCGAGAGCAGAGGGCAGGAATGGCTTGCAGACCTTCCCATCACCAATGGCCAAACCCAAGTTCCTGGCACAGACCCTCTCCCCAGAAGAAGCAGCAGCCCTGTGGTACTTCCTCCCCAGGACCCTGTGGGTGTGGAGCCCAGTATGGAGCAATGTGGGGACGGAAGCCTCCAGAACAGGTCAGCCCTAGCATGCACTTTGCCCTCAGCTGACTCTCAGGGCCCCTGCACCTCTGCAGACAAAAGTGATGTCAAGTCCTCCTCTGCTGGGCTCCATGCAGGGCTCCTGCCCAGGAACCTCTACACTCACAGTGTGAATGGGCTGGTGCTATCCCTGCTGGCTGAGGAGCCTCTTCTCAGAGACACTGCAGCCATTGAGGAAGTG TACCATAGCAGCCTGGCATCCCTGAATGGGCTGGAAGTCCACCTGAAGGAGACACTACCCCGAGACGAGGCTAGCCTCACAAGCAGCACGTACAACTTCATGCATTATGACCGAATCCAGAGCGTGCTCACAG CCAACCTGCCTCTAGTGGCTTCTCCCCAGGACCGCCGCTTTCTGCAGGCCGTCAACCTCATGCACTCGGACTTTGCCCAGCTGCCTGCGCTATACGAGATGACTGTCAG GAACGCCTCCACAGCTGTGTATGCCTGCTGCAACCCAGCCCAGGAAACCTACTTTCAGCAGCTGGCGCCCACTGCTCGCAGCTCTGGCTTCCCGAACCCTCAGGATTGTGCCTTCAGCCTTGCAGGCAAAGCCAAGCGGAAACTGCTAAAGCACGGCATAAACCTGCTGTGA
- the LOC102000292 gene encoding LOW QUALITY PROTEIN: coiled-coil domain-containing protein 121-like (The sequence of the model RefSeq protein was modified relative to this genomic sequence to represent the inferred CDS: substituted 1 base at 1 genomic stop codon): protein MESQGQGLTTRVTRGKRVTLFHDKQGGGAVEPPSLPTRKGEPALTYQGLYYRPSLARKKAVYDFRVRWPELILLDQKKMEELPVIGKSTSDKQVHEASTCSSGISISNTDLESTPSECLDSKGEEGPQPLPAQSPYMTILNSYLKPESMTRLEKKVRKKTLVAMNQLEQEMDAVKRRRWALMKDIKEVECKQTEDKHFLEFLKQKKEESQRKYDSLWEDYRQQCQEIEVRRQELLGTFTSCTVDLQKKLLQGRKLELGFRKKLDALRPVAQIKESQDREFQALEQEKASIVADIPLMDREAHFQFLKERAALEKQVEELNLLESGENTTRELRKKAKALEALAKKAHKDFCQGVSAENRGLRAQLRQLDKEFCELEARREKLEQRKQRRKEQQWYLEALARGRERLQQQESRPPKPQAPHPTQGRLLGARPGTNPKXWLPCPRKQTGADVEGSTQGMKMLSG, encoded by the coding sequence ATGGAGTCCCAAGGCCAGGGCCTTACCACCAGGGTCACCAGGGGCAAAAGAGTCACCCTTTTCCACGACAAGCAGGGAGGTGGGGCTGTTGAACCACCATCACTTCCTACAAGGAAGGGTGAGCCTGCTTTGACATACCAAGGCCTCTATTACAGGCCTTCCCTGGCCAGGAAGAAGGCTGTATATGACTTCCGGGTGAGGTGGCCAGAACTGATTCTCCTGGAccagaagaaaatggaggaacTCCCTGTAATTGGCAAAAGCACCTCTGACAAGCAGGTCCATGAGGCCAGTACCTGCTCCTCAGGGATCAGCATCAGCAACACAGACCTGGAGAGCACTCCCAGTGAGTGCCTGGATTCCAAAGGAGAAGAAGGCCCCCAACCCCTTCCTGCACAGTCTCCATATATGACCATTCTCAACAGCTATCTGAAGCCAGAGTCGATGACCCGGCTGGAGAAGAAGGTGAGGAAGAAGACCCTGGTGGCCATGAACCAGCTGGAGCAGGAGATGGACGCAGTTAAGAGACGGCGGTGGGCACTGATGAAGGACATCAAGGAAGTGGAGTGCAAACAAACAGAGGACAAGCACTTCCTGGAGTTCCTGaagcagaagaaggaggaaagccAGAGGAAGTACGACTCCCTGTGGGAAGACTACAGACAGCAGTGTCAGGAGATTGAGGTCAGGAGGCAAGAGCTCCTCGGCACCTTCACCTCCTGCACTGTAGACCTCCAGAAGAAGCTGCTGCAGGGCAGGAAGCTAGAGCTAGGCTTCAGGAAGAAGCTGGATGCCCTGAGGCCAGTAGCACAGATAAAGGAGAGCCAggacagagagttccaggccttAGAGCAGGAGAAAGCCAGCATAGTAGCTGACATCCCCTTGATGGACAGAGAGGCACACTTCCAGTTCCTGAAGGAAAGGGCCGCCCTAGAGAAGCAGGTGGAGGAGCTGAACCTGCTGGAGTCAGGAGAGAACACCACCAGAGAGCTGAGGAAGAAGGCCAAGGCCTTGGAGGCTCTGGCCAAAAAGGCTCACAAGGACTTCTGCCAGGGTGTCAGTGCTGAGAACAGGGGACTGCGAGCACAGCTCCGGCAGCTGGATAAGGAATtctgtgagctggaagccagGAGGGAGAAGCTGGAGCAGCGAAAGCAGCGGCGGAAGGAGCAGCAGTGGTACCTGGAGGCCCTGGCCCGGGGGAGGGAGCGCCTCCAGCAGCAGGAGTCCCGACCCCCCAAACCACAGGCTCCACACCCAACCCAGGGCCGTCTACTGGGTGCCAGGCCAGGAACCAATCCTAAGTAATGGCTGCCGTGTCCCAGGAAGCAGACTGGAGCTGATGTTGAGGGTAGCACACAAGGAATGAAGATGCTATCAGGCTAA